One window from the genome of Sulfolobales archaeon encodes:
- a CDS encoding ABC transporter substrate-binding protein, translated as MRSITRIWAIVIALIVVIAAIAGIISIQMLSPRRAPQQTIATQPPTPLTIPQASPSPTQATTPLQPMGPPVQKITIITTTEAENPQRWAAVQAIAAEWRKLGFEVEVIGLEASQVDKKCYYEWDFDVCVFGWGARIDRLDPNLFLGLITTSEIGKKGEGANNPTGYSNPEYDRLYDLQKTTLDPEKRREIVYRLQQIFHEEAPRYNLYHSFVLAAYNSKKWSNPLIMPGNPLFHEWQPYFITPATGSMQELIYASNTEPDSLNPLKASLIFSWYVLKFIYDSLVRLGPDGRPIPWLAESIAITSPTTVEVKIRGNAVFHDGKPITADDVKFSYDYYIKNNFAYFRPYFRNIDKVEVINQTAVRFYLKSPDASFITNSLYMIPILPKHVWENITDPGSLTEDQLAQVLKVGSGPFRNPVWVRKEYISMEVFPGHFAYRGIDIPGFKVPPIKVSRITIKIYGDLEGVVNALILGQADATAVSLLPGHVDVLSKYDYISIIKGRGFALDADLMFNVRRSPFDLKLVRQALLYAVPYDYIINVILKGYGEKGYIIAPVNSFWHNPDVLTYSYNLSKARELLAKAGFTWDASGRIHYPANYTIKRD; from the coding sequence GCTACACAGCCCCCAACACCTCTAACTATCCCGCAGGCTTCGCCATCACCGACCCAGGCTACTACTCCTTTACAGCCCATGGGGCCGCCTGTGCAGAAGATCACAATAATAACCACTACAGAGGCTGAGAATCCACAGAGGTGGGCCGCTGTCCAGGCTATAGCTGCCGAGTGGAGGAAGCTAGGGTTTGAGGTAGAGGTTATAGGTTTAGAGGCCTCGCAGGTTGACAAGAAATGCTACTATGAATGGGACTTCGATGTATGCGTCTTCGGCTGGGGCGCTAGAATCGATAGGCTCGATCCCAATCTATTCCTAGGGCTGATAACGACTAGCGAGATAGGTAAGAAAGGTGAGGGAGCTAATAACCCCACTGGGTATTCAAACCCTGAGTATGATCGCCTATATGATCTTCAGAAAACAACCCTTGATCCCGAGAAGAGGAGGGAGATTGTTTATAGGCTACAGCAGATCTTCCATGAGGAGGCTCCTAGATACAATCTATACCACAGCTTCGTTTTAGCAGCGTATAATTCTAAAAAATGGTCTAACCCCCTGATCATGCCTGGCAATCCCCTCTTCCACGAGTGGCAGCCCTACTTCATAACACCAGCCACAGGATCTATGCAGGAGCTTATATACGCAAGCAACACAGAGCCAGATAGCCTTAACCCGTTGAAAGCCTCTCTGATATTCTCATGGTATGTGCTTAAATTCATCTACGACTCGCTTGTCAGACTCGGACCCGATGGAAGGCCAATACCATGGCTAGCGGAGAGCATAGCTATAACGTCTCCAACAACTGTTGAGGTTAAGATCAGGGGTAACGCTGTCTTCCATGATGGAAAGCCGATAACGGCTGATGATGTGAAGTTCAGCTATGACTATTATATTAAGAATAACTTTGCATATTTCAGGCCATACTTTAGAAACATAGATAAGGTTGAGGTGATCAACCAAACCGCTGTGAGGTTCTATCTAAAGAGCCCAGATGCCTCGTTCATAACCAATTCGCTCTATATGATCCCGATCCTACCTAAGCATGTGTGGGAAAACATAACTGATCCAGGATCCCTCACCGAAGATCAGTTGGCCCAGGTTCTAAAAGTAGGTTCAGGCCCCTTCAGAAACCCAGTGTGGGTTAGGAAGGAGTATATATCTATGGAGGTATTTCCAGGGCACTTCGCATATAGAGGCATAGATATACCTGGCTTCAAGGTTCCCCCGATAAAGGTTTCAAGGATAACTATAAAGATCTATGGGGATCTCGAGGGGGTTGTGAACGCACTAATCCTGGGACAGGCTGATGCAACGGCTGTCAGCCTTCTACCGGGGCATGTTGATGTGCTTAGCAAGTACGACTATATCTCGATTATAAAGGGTAGGGGCTTTGCACTTGATGCTGATCTCATGTTCAACGTGAGGAGATCTCCATTTGATCTGAAGCTGGTTAGGCAGGCACTACTCTATGCAGTGCCGTATGACTATATCATAAATGTTATCTTAAAGGGATATGGTGAGAAGGGATATATAATAGCTCCTGTCAACAGCTTCTGGCATAACCCAGATGTGCTTACATATAGCTATAACCTCTCCAAGGCTAGGGAGCTGCTTGCAAAGGCAGGCTTCACATGGGATGCGAGTGGGAGGATACATTATCCCGCTAACTATACCATTAAGAGGGATTAG
- a CDS encoding ABC transporter permease codes for MLSRIIYLVIILFLLYISILTFQFLLFRLAFPDPTIIYLREGLGPEEREIIRRSFGLDRPLYEQYILYITNFLKGDMGISFLYKAPVRDIVTDRLLNTAILVFPSIATAYTLAWILGSYMAWRRGSMFERLGVSIMTLTQSLPLFWIGLIALILLSVELRIFPPGGMRTPPYEATNFIEKILSLDFLHHWILPYTVLTIYTMSSPTLLMRASMISTLSEDFITTLRAIGHPQSKIVRDASRYSILPLITQLGIAVGLSFAGSVAFETVFSWPGIGRELVIAFNNLDYPLAQGVFAIMSLAIIVSNTIADILYSILDPRTRR; via the coding sequence ATGCTATCGAGGATCATATATCTAGTGATTATCCTTTTTTTACTATATATATCGATCCTCACATTTCAATTCCTCCTCTTCAGATTAGCCTTCCCAGACCCAACCATAATATATCTGAGAGAGGGTCTGGGGCCTGAGGAGAGGGAGATCATAAGGAGATCCTTCGGCCTTGACAGACCTCTATATGAGCAATATATTCTATATATAACTAACTTCCTGAAAGGGGATATGGGCATCTCATTCTTATATAAAGCCCCAGTTAGGGATATAGTGACCGATAGGCTTCTAAACACAGCTATCCTTGTATTCCCATCGATAGCAACAGCATATACCCTAGCATGGATCTTGGGATCCTATATGGCTTGGAGGAGGGGTAGCATGTTTGAGAGGCTCGGAGTATCGATCATGACCCTAACCCAGTCTCTCCCCCTATTCTGGATCGGGCTTATAGCGCTGATCCTCCTATCGGTTGAGCTCAGAATCTTCCCACCTGGTGGTATGAGAACACCTCCCTATGAGGCTACAAACTTCATAGAGAAGATCTTAAGCCTTGATTTTCTACACCACTGGATACTCCCATATACAGTGCTAACAATATATACCATGTCAAGCCCAACCCTCCTGATGAGGGCCTCCATGATATCGACACTCAGCGAGGACTTTATAACAACTCTGAGAGCCATAGGACATCCCCAGAGCAAGATAGTTAGAGATGCATCTAGATATAGTATACTCCCCCTAATAACACAGCTCGGGATAGCTGTGGGGCTCTCCTTCGCAGGCTCTGTCGCATTCGAAACGGTGTTCTCGTGGCCGGGGATTGGTAGGGAGCTCGTTATAGCATTCAACAACCTGGACTATCCACTTGCACAGGGTGTTTTTGCCATTATGTCGCTAGCTATTATTGTGAGCAACACTATAGCTGATATCCTTTACAGCATCTTGGATCCTAGGACTAGGAGGTGA